Genomic window (Rossellomorea aquimaris):
TTTCTTGATATGGGTACCCGTGTAACGTTAATAGGCAGACAGGGTGAAGAAGCGATCACAATGGATGAAATCGCTGATAAGCTTGATACCATCAACTATGAGGTTCCTTGTATGATCTCCTCGAGAGTGCCGCGCATCTATATGCGAAACGGGGAGCCGACGGAAGTATCGAATAAACTCTTATCGACAGGTATTCACAGTCAACAGGAAAATAACCGCCAACTTGATGAATAATTAGTATTTTATATGGTGGATAATAGAAGAGATTGATAAATTAACTTTTCATTCCCCTTAATTGATGGTATGATAAATATGTTAATGAACAGAAACGGTATGTAGTGATTGGTGGAGGTGTAGTTTGTGTCTGAATCCAGCGCAACAACAGAAATCTTAATTCGTCTACCGCAACAGCTCGTTACAGAATTAGACGGCTTTGCAGATCAAGAAAATGTGAATCGCAATGAGTTTATTTATCGTGCAACCAAAATGTATTTAAGAGAGCGTAAGAAGAGACAATTACGTGAATCTATGAGACGCGGCTATATGGAAATGGCTAAGATTAATCTCGCGATTGCTTCAGAGGCTATTCAAGCAGAATATGAGGCAGAACATACAGTCGAACGCTTAGTAAGCGGGGGTTAATCCTTTGATTGTAAAGCGTGGTGACGTATATTTTGCAGACCTTTCTCCTGTTGTAGGATCAGAACAAGGCGGAGTTCGGCCGGTACTTGTTATTCAAAATGATATAGGGAACAGGTTTAGTCCCACAATTATTGTAGCTGCCATTACCGCTCAAATTCAAAAAGCGAAACTGCCTACTCATGTTGAAATTGATGCAAAACGTTATGGCTTTGAACGTGATTCCGTTATCTTGCTTGAACAGATTCGAACGATTGATAAACAACGTCTTACCGATAAGATTACGCACTTGGATGACGAGATGATGGAAAAAGTGGATGACGCCCTGCAAATCAGCGTGGGTCTAATCCAGTTCTAACCATGAGCTTTTCATCGTGCAGATACTTTATCATGTTATACAATAGGAACAATATAACTTCAAACCAGAAGGCTTGCTGATCAACAATACGCTTGATCATTAAGCCTTTTTGTTTTGTCTTTTTATTGTGTAGAGAAGTGAAGTCTAGGACCAATTTACCCCAAAAGAAGAATATGGATAATGGAAATATAGTCAATTTTATGACAAAACTCCGTAAACAATTTATAATGGGAAAAGTAAGCATTAAAAATACCCGAAAAGGCATAGGTTTTTTCTTTTTTGTATTTATTTGTTACTATTAAAGTAATTACGTCATTTTTTAGTTCACTGTTGTAAACTACTTTAAAATTAAGTTACATCATTCGGCATAAATACGAAGTACAAATTTCATATGATAGAATGGAGAGAACTAAATGTTTAGTGAAGTCACGGATTATATTCAGAATAATAAATCAGATATCACTAGTATTTGGATGGAACGAATGAGAAACGAAGCGGATGAGAAGTTTCTTCAAGTTGTTTCAGATCAAGTTTTTACCAAGACAAGCCATGAGTTTGTAGAAATGATTGTTTCTAACTTAAGGGATTCCAACGAGTTCAATAGCCGGTTGGGAGATTTCGCTGAAAAGGTTGTCAGGTTAGGATGGCCGCTGACTTTTGTGACGTCGGCTCTAAGTACTTTTGGTAAAGTGGTTTACGAAGGTATGATGAAAGAAGGTATTATTACAGATCAAAACTATGCGGCACAAGTTGAGAAGTTCGATAAATGGTTAACTCCGATGAATAACAAAGTAATCAGTGCTTATACAGAATCATGGGAAAGAACCGTTTCGCTTCAAAAAATAGCGCTGCAGGAACTATCTGCACCACTGATACCTGTCTTTGAAAAAATTTCTGTGATGCCGCTTGTGGGAACGATTGATACAGAGCGTGCCCGACTAATAATGGAAAATCTATTGAACGGTGTAGTGAAGCATAGAGCTGAAGTGGTGTTAATCGATATCACCGGGGTACCGGTTGTGGATACAATGGTAGCCCATCATATCATCCAGGCAGCTGAAGCTGTTCGTTTAGTAGGGGCGAAGTGCATGCTGGTAGGGATCAGACCTGAAATCGCGCAAACGATTGTAAACTTAGGAATTGATTTAAATCAATTCAGTACAAATAGTACGTTACGAAAAGGAATTGAAAAGGCTCTTGAAATGACAAATCGAAAAATAGTTTCGGCGGAGGGATTAGAGTGAGAATACCAATTTTAAAGCTGCATGATTGTTTGCTGATTTCCATTCAGTGGGAGCTTGATGATCAAACAGCCCTTCAATTTCAAGAAGATCTTCTGCATAAGATCCATGAAACGAGTGCCAGAGGGGTAGTAATCGACATTACTTCCATCGATTTTATAGATTCATTTATTGCTAAGGTACTTGGGGATGTCATTAACATGTCAAGGTTAATGGGTGCGAAGGTAGTCATCACCGGCATCCAGCCTGCTGTAGCGATAACGTTGATCGAGCTTGGAATCAGGTTAGAGGACGTTCTGACCGCTCTGGATCTGGAAAAAGGTCTGGAGAAATTACAATTGGAACTGGGGGACTAGGTATGGATAGCCAATCCTGCGTGAAGATCACGAATGAATGGGACATCGTTGCTGCCCGCCAGTTAGGGAGGAATGTAGCGAAAGAGCTCGGATTCGGTACCGTTGACCAAGCTCGTATCACTACGGCTATCAGCGAATTAGCAAGGAACATCTATTTATATGCTGGCTATGGTCAGATTTGCATTGAAAAATTATTCGATGCCGGGAAAAAGGGTGTGCGAATTATCGCCTTGGACGAAGGACCCGGAATTACAGATATAAGAAAAGTAATGGAAGACGGATATTCCACATCAGGCGGATTAGGAGCAGGTTTGCCTGGAGTTAAGCGTTTAATGGACGAGTTCAACGTTGAGTCTGTACCAGGTGAAGGGACAGACATAAGGGCGACTAAGTGGCTCCGCTAGGGGGAGTTATATGAATTTCAGAGATTTAATGGACTCTAAATATAGAGAAATTATCGAGCATTACCTAAACGAACAAGATGAAAAAGCTCTTTATTTAGGACAGAAATTTAGTCGTAAATCAATTGAGCATCATGTTTCACCAGAGGAGATCATAAGTCTCCATAAAAGTGTAATATTGGAAATGGAGCCCAATATACCACATCAAGTACTGCACTCTTTCGATATTTTACTTGAAGTCATGATTGGCTACGGTTTTGCTTATAGGGAGCATCAAAGTTTACGTACCAAACAACAAGAATTAAATAACGAAATAGATGTAGCATCCAATATGCAACAAACCCTGCTGGGGACGGTCATCCCTTCAGTGGAAGGCTTGGATATTGGAGCTGTAAGTGTACCTGCCAAAAAGATGAATGGAGATTACTATCACTTTGTTCAGGATGAGAATGATAGCGTAAGTGTTGCCATTGCTGATGTAATTGGTAAAGGTATTCCTGCAGCTCTCTGTATGTCCATGATCAAGTATGCGATGGATAGTTTACCTGAATATCGGAATGAACCTAATGCTGTTTTGGAAAGTTTAAACAGAGTAGTGGAACAAAATGTGGATGCAAGTATGTTCATAACCATGTTTTACGGTGTATACAATTCGAAGGAACATCTATTTTCGTACTCATCAGCTGGGCATGAACCCGGCTTTTTTTATAGAGCGTCAACCAATGAATTTGAAGATCTTGATGCAAAAGGTCTTCTATTAGGTGTAGATAAAAAAGCGAAGTACCGACAATACGAAAGACGGGTTGAGGCAGGGGACATGATCATCCTTCTCTCTGATGGAGTAACAGAGTGTCGATCAGAAGAGGGTTTCATCGAAAGGGAAGATTTGGTTCAATTAATAAGCAAGTACAATCACCTTCCTCCTCAAGAGATTGTTAATAACGTATACAAACAACTCGAGAAGATGCAGCACTTTGAGCTTAGAGACGATTTCACTCTAATCATCATAAAAAGAAATTCATAAATAAAGTTTATTCTTGTCATAAATAGGGTAAATGTATAGAGA
Coding sequences:
- a CDS encoding YlcI/YnfO family protein, encoding MSESSATTEILIRLPQQLVTELDGFADQENVNRNEFIYRATKMYLRERKKRQLRESMRRGYMEMAKINLAIASEAIQAEYEAEHTVERLVSGG
- the ndoA gene encoding type II toxin-antitoxin system endoribonuclease NdoA, encoding MIVKRGDVYFADLSPVVGSEQGGVRPVLVIQNDIGNRFSPTIIVAAITAQIQKAKLPTHVEIDAKRYGFERDSVILLEQIRTIDKQRLTDKITHLDDEMMEKVDDALQISVGLIQF
- a CDS encoding RsbT co-antagonist protein RsbRA, whose amino-acid sequence is MFSEVTDYIQNNKSDITSIWMERMRNEADEKFLQVVSDQVFTKTSHEFVEMIVSNLRDSNEFNSRLGDFAEKVVRLGWPLTFVTSALSTFGKVVYEGMMKEGIITDQNYAAQVEKFDKWLTPMNNKVISAYTESWERTVSLQKIALQELSAPLIPVFEKISVMPLVGTIDTERARLIMENLLNGVVKHRAEVVLIDITGVPVVDTMVAHHIIQAAEAVRLVGAKCMLVGIRPEIAQTIVNLGIDLNQFSTNSTLRKGIEKALEMTNRKIVSAEGLE
- a CDS encoding STAS domain-containing protein, which gives rise to MRVRIPILKLHDCLLISIQWELDDQTALQFQEDLLHKIHETSARGVVIDITSIDFIDSFIAKVLGDVINMSRLMGAKVVITGIQPAVAITLIELGIRLEDVLTALDLEKGLEKLQLELGD
- a CDS encoding anti-sigma regulatory factor, translating into MDSQSCVKITNEWDIVAARQLGRNVAKELGFGTVDQARITTAISELARNIYLYAGYGQICIEKLFDAGKKGVRIIALDEGPGITDIRKVMEDGYSTSGGLGAGLPGVKRLMDEFNVESVPGEGTDIRATKWLR
- a CDS encoding PP2C family protein-serine/threonine phosphatase, which produces MNFRDLMDSKYREIIEHYLNEQDEKALYLGQKFSRKSIEHHVSPEEIISLHKSVILEMEPNIPHQVLHSFDILLEVMIGYGFAYREHQSLRTKQQELNNEIDVASNMQQTLLGTVIPSVEGLDIGAVSVPAKKMNGDYYHFVQDENDSVSVAIADVIGKGIPAALCMSMIKYAMDSLPEYRNEPNAVLESLNRVVEQNVDASMFITMFYGVYNSKEHLFSYSSAGHEPGFFYRASTNEFEDLDAKGLLLGVDKKAKYRQYERRVEAGDMIILLSDGVTECRSEEGFIEREDLVQLISKYNHLPPQEIVNNVYKQLEKMQHFELRDDFTLIIIKRNS